A section of the Thermotoga caldifontis AZM44c09 genome encodes:
- a CDS encoding D-alanine--D-alanine ligase — MKIAVLMGGVSREREISLRSGENVVKALRKLGHEVTPIDVGENFLQVLPTLKGFDLVFIALHGKFGEDGTVQALLDWLGVPYTGSGVLASALCFDKLMTYRVVEKFVPVPDYVVVDRPTRESPFGFPCVVKPRKEGSSIGVHICDGPEELEESLKTELELYGEMILQRYINGRELTVSVIEMDGELRILPILELRPKRRFYDYIAKYTPNMTEFILPAPLTEEEYRAVCDSCLKAFRACECRGFARIDGILKDGTFYFLEINTIPGMTDLSDMPASARAAGMSFEDLIDVIVKTVKR, encoded by the coding sequence TTGAAGATCGCAGTCCTGATGGGTGGTGTATCCAGAGAGCGAGAGATCTCTCTGAGGAGCGGTGAGAACGTTGTTAAAGCCCTGAGAAAGCTCGGTCATGAGGTGACTCCGATAGACGTTGGAGAGAACTTTCTTCAAGTGCTACCCACGCTGAAAGGGTTCGATCTGGTCTTCATAGCGCTCCATGGTAAGTTCGGTGAAGACGGCACAGTTCAGGCTCTCCTCGACTGGCTTGGGGTGCCTTACACCGGCTCGGGGGTGCTGGCGAGCGCTCTGTGCTTCGACAAGTTGATGACCTACAGGGTCGTGGAAAAGTTCGTTCCGGTTCCGGATTACGTCGTCGTCGACAGGCCCACGAGGGAATCTCCCTTCGGTTTTCCTTGCGTGGTGAAGCCCCGCAAGGAGGGTTCGAGTATAGGCGTGCACATATGCGACGGTCCAGAGGAACTCGAAGAGAGTTTGAAAACGGAACTGGAGCTCTATGGTGAGATGATCCTGCAACGATACATAAATGGTAGAGAGCTCACGGTATCTGTGATAGAAATGGATGGTGAACTGAGAATACTTCCGATACTCGAGTTGAGGCCGAAGCGCAGGTTCTACGACTACATAGCCAAGTACACGCCGAACATGACAGAGTTCATCCTTCCCGCCCCACTGACGGAGGAGGAGTACAGAGCGGTCTGTGATTCCTGTTTGAAGGCCTTCAGGGCGTGTGAGTGCAGAGGTTTTGCAAGGATAGACGGAATCCTGAAGGACGGCACGTTCTACTTTCTGGAGATCAACACGATACCCGGTATGACGGATCTGAGTGACATGCCAGCGTCTGCACGTGCGGCGGGAATGAGTTTTGAAGACCTGATCGACGTGATAGTGAAGACGGTGAAGAGATGA
- a CDS encoding ribonucleoside triphosphate reductase, with the protein MIRDLVKDYLNRTDWRVYENSNMSYSLQGLNYYLYSSVIARYWLEEIYPEEIASAHVRGDMHIHDLGSLSVYCVGWSLEDLLLKGFTGVQGKISSKPPRHFRSALGQIVNFMFTLQGEAAGAIAFSNFDTLLAPFIAHDGLTYEEVKQAIQEFIFNLNVPTRTGFQTPFTNLSFDLVVPEHMKQQKVIVAGERQSHTYAEFQNEMDMLNRAFWEVMIEGDAHGRIFTFPIPTYAITRDFPWDSDRFHPLWELTAKYGVPYFSNFINSDMDPSDVRSMCCRLRLDNTSVRQRLSQFLIQRGELSKKGGGLFGANPLTGSIGVVTINVPRIGYLSANEAEFFERLSKLMELAKDSLEIKRRVLEDLTEKGLYPYSRFYLSDVHETTGSYWSNHFSTIGLVGMHEACMNFLGVGIDTEEGRRFAIKVLQFMREKLLQFQKETNNLYNLEATPAESVSYRFAKIDRKTFPDIYTSGVNEPFYTNSTQLPVDGGYDLFYVLEHQDELQSLYTGGTVLHIYLGESIEAGTVPQLLRSVFTRYRLPYLTLTPTFSVCQDHGYLRGEQKSCPFCGKPVEVYSRVVGYYRPVKSWNSGKQEEFRLRKTVRV; encoded by the coding sequence ATGATCAGAGATCTGGTGAAAGATTATCTCAACAGAACTGATTGGAGGGTTTACGAGAATTCCAACATGTCCTACTCGCTTCAGGGGCTTAACTACTATCTCTATTCTTCGGTCATCGCGAGATACTGGCTCGAAGAGATCTATCCCGAAGAAATCGCTTCTGCACACGTCAGAGGGGACATGCACATCCACGACCTCGGTTCTCTGTCCGTCTATTGCGTAGGCTGGAGTCTGGAAGACTTACTCCTCAAGGGTTTCACGGGTGTGCAGGGAAAAATATCCAGCAAGCCGCCGAGGCATTTCCGAAGTGCCCTGGGTCAGATCGTGAACTTCATGTTCACGCTTCAGGGAGAAGCCGCTGGTGCGATAGCCTTTTCGAATTTCGACACCCTGCTCGCTCCTTTCATCGCACACGATGGACTGACGTACGAAGAAGTGAAACAGGCGATCCAGGAGTTCATCTTCAACCTGAACGTGCCGACCAGGACGGGCTTTCAGACTCCTTTCACGAACCTGAGCTTCGATCTGGTCGTTCCAGAACACATGAAGCAGCAGAAGGTCATCGTTGCTGGCGAACGTCAGAGCCACACTTACGCCGAATTTCAGAACGAGATGGATATGCTCAACAGGGCGTTCTGGGAAGTGATGATCGAAGGGGACGCCCACGGGAGGATCTTCACTTTCCCGATCCCGACTTACGCCATCACCAGGGACTTCCCCTGGGATTCGGACAGGTTCCATCCTTTGTGGGAACTCACGGCAAAGTACGGAGTACCCTATTTTTCCAACTTCATCAACAGCGACATGGATCCTTCGGATGTCAGAAGCATGTGTTGCCGATTGCGTCTGGACAACACATCGGTGAGACAAAGACTCTCACAGTTCCTGATCCAGAGAGGCGAGCTATCGAAGAAAGGTGGGGGTCTGTTCGGTGCCAATCCCCTCACGGGGAGCATAGGCGTAGTTACGATAAACGTGCCGAGGATCGGTTATCTGTCTGCGAACGAGGCCGAATTTTTCGAAAGACTCTCTAAGTTGATGGAGCTCGCTAAGGACAGTCTGGAGATCAAGAGGCGTGTTCTTGAAGATCTCACGGAGAAAGGACTCTATCCATATTCGCGTTTCTACCTTTCCGATGTCCACGAAACGACGGGCAGTTACTGGTCGAACCACTTTTCAACGATAGGTCTGGTTGGCATGCACGAAGCTTGCATGAACTTCTTAGGGGTGGGGATAGATACCGAAGAAGGCAGACGATTCGCGATAAAGGTTCTCCAGTTCATGAGAGAAAAACTTTTACAGTTCCAGAAGGAGACGAACAACCTCTACAACCTGGAAGCCACTCCGGCCGAGAGCGTGAGTTACAGGTTCGCGAAGATAGACAGGAAAACTTTCCCGGATATCTACACGAGTGGGGTGAACGAACCGTTCTACACGAATTCGACCCAGCTTCCCGTCGACGGCGGGTACGACCTTTTCTACGTGCTCGAGCATCAGGACGAGCTGCAATCTCTTTACACCGGTGGAACGGTGCTACACATCTACCTTGGTGAATCGATAGAGGCAGGAACCGTTCCGCAGCTTCTGAGATCCGTGTTCACCCGCTACAGGTTGCCTTACCTGACTCTGACACCCACCTTCAGTGTGTGTCAGGACCACGGATACCTGCGTGGAGAACAGAAAAGCTGCCCGTTCTGCGGCAAACCCGTAGAGGTTTATTCCCGGGTCGTCGGTTATTACAGGCCTGTCAAGAGCTGGAACTCGGGAAAGCAGGAGGAATTCAGGTTGAGGAAGACCGTGAGAGTCTGA
- a CDS encoding M20 metallopeptidase family protein, which yields MIEPEVLNLKDEVVELRRTFHMYPEIEFDLHRTSQIVADYLESLGLEVKRNVAKTGVVALLRGAKPGKTIMLRADMDALPLQELNDVPYRSKIDGAMHACGHDGHTAMLLVAAKVLSRRRKQLCGNVKFVFQPSEERFPPGGALPMIEEGVLEDPKVDMAFGIHLWNALPVGTVGVRAGALLAAADEFRIVLKGKGGHGAYPHVCKDPVITASELVLALQTLVSRNVDPLESAVVTVGKVQAGTAFNIIPETAVLEGTVRTLNERVRETIKQRIRQLVAGICTAYQMDFELDYKDGTAVLMNDPELTELVRRVAERVVGKDRVVEVPPSMGGEDMSFFLQKVPGVFYLVGSANAEKGLDKPHHSPYYDIDEDSLLVGVQMHVSLVTALLGETC from the coding sequence ATGATCGAACCAGAAGTGCTGAACTTGAAGGATGAAGTGGTTGAGCTGCGCAGAACGTTCCACATGTATCCGGAGATCGAGTTCGACCTGCACAGAACATCCCAGATCGTGGCAGATTATCTTGAATCGCTGGGATTGGAAGTGAAACGCAACGTTGCCAAAACGGGTGTCGTCGCCTTGTTGCGAGGTGCGAAGCCTGGCAAGACGATCATGCTGAGGGCGGACATGGACGCGCTCCCGCTTCAGGAACTCAACGACGTACCTTACAGATCTAAAATAGACGGCGCGATGCACGCGTGCGGACACGATGGACACACTGCGATGCTGCTTGTGGCTGCGAAGGTGCTATCGCGCAGAAGAAAGCAGCTGTGTGGAAACGTGAAGTTCGTCTTTCAACCCTCCGAGGAGCGTTTTCCTCCCGGTGGGGCGCTGCCCATGATCGAAGAAGGAGTGCTCGAGGATCCGAAAGTCGACATGGCGTTTGGGATCCATCTGTGGAACGCCTTACCGGTGGGAACGGTTGGGGTGCGTGCGGGGGCGTTGCTCGCTGCGGCAGACGAGTTCAGGATAGTCCTCAAAGGTAAAGGTGGGCACGGTGCTTATCCACACGTGTGTAAAGATCCTGTGATCACGGCGAGCGAACTTGTACTGGCGTTGCAGACTCTGGTGAGCAGGAACGTTGATCCTCTCGAGAGTGCGGTCGTCACCGTTGGAAAGGTTCAGGCGGGCACGGCGTTCAACATAATTCCCGAAACGGCCGTGCTCGAAGGTACGGTCAGAACGTTGAACGAGCGCGTGCGTGAGACGATCAAACAGAGGATTAGACAACTCGTTGCCGGCATCTGCACCGCCTACCAGATGGATTTCGAGCTCGATTACAAGGACGGTACCGCGGTGCTGATGAACGATCCAGAACTGACGGAGCTTGTTCGCAGAGTGGCGGAAAGAGTCGTCGGAAAAGACAGAGTCGTCGAGGTTCCACCGTCCATGGGTGGAGAAGACATGTCGTTCTTTTTGCAGAAAGTCCCTGGAGTGTTTTACCTGGTGGGGTCAGCCAACGCTGAGAAGGGACTGGACAAACCGCACCATTCACCTTACTACGACATAGATGAAGATTCTCTGCTCGTGGGTGTGCAGATGCACGTGAGCCTGGTAACGGCGCTTTTGGGAGAAACATGTTGA
- a CDS encoding YdcF family protein, translating into MIVLVKIIEAFVLPPGLFVSAPFVLGLLWMKSSKKKALLLLFFSLLSYLLTTSVGTFLFVRPLEKSFQPQTFENCDAVIVLGGGIFKTPDGYELRPHAFKRLVEAIQIAKKYDAVLVVSGGMLPGSFGVPEASIMAELARKFGLPSEKILLDVQSRNTFENARNVTEIVRRMNLKRPILVTSAVHMKRAVVSFKMFNLEVQPHPVDYLCDYGPLSWIDFVPTRESLEANMLGLHEIVGLLWYKLRR; encoded by the coding sequence TTGATCGTTCTTGTAAAAATAATCGAAGCGTTCGTTTTACCGCCCGGTTTGTTCGTCAGCGCACCTTTCGTACTCGGCCTTCTGTGGATGAAGAGTTCAAAGAAGAAGGCTTTGCTGTTGCTGTTTTTTTCTCTTCTGAGTTACCTGCTGACCACCAGCGTGGGCACTTTCCTGTTCGTCAGGCCGCTGGAAAAAAGTTTTCAACCGCAGACTTTTGAGAACTGTGATGCGGTGATCGTGCTCGGTGGAGGGATCTTCAAAACTCCCGATGGTTACGAACTGCGTCCACACGCGTTCAAAAGGCTCGTGGAAGCGATCCAAATTGCGAAAAAGTACGACGCCGTGCTCGTAGTTTCCGGCGGCATGCTGCCGGGCTCCTTCGGTGTACCCGAAGCTTCGATCATGGCGGAACTGGCACGGAAGTTTGGATTGCCCAGCGAGAAAATACTTCTGGACGTTCAAAGCAGGAACACTTTCGAGAACGCACGGAACGTCACCGAGATCGTGAGACGGATGAATCTGAAACGGCCAATCCTTGTCACATCCGCCGTGCATATGAAGAGGGCCGTCGTGAGTTTCAAAATGTTCAACTTGGAAGTTCAACCGCATCCTGTGGATTATCTATGCGATTATGGACCGCTCAGCTGGATCGATTTCGTCCCGACGAGAGAATCGCTCGAAGCGAACATGCTGGGCCTTCACGAAATCGTGGGGTTGCTCTGGTACAAGCTCAGAAGATGA
- a CDS encoding anaerobic ribonucleoside-triphosphate reductase activating protein, with protein MFARTVLTSLLDYPKSISIVVFTVGCNFRCPYCHNPELVLGRVEKATEGEILEEIHRRTITNRVVITGGEPTIHEELLDFVRTLKKESYLVKLDTNGSNPELVEQLLREGLLDYVALDFKASVGNFHSVTGLDHDTARDMFEKVLQTLSILKKYAVPHEVRTTYVPGLMDEDDLAFIGRIVEGSTWYLQRFRAQKTLKSLPGIETPNDEVLHKLASRFGALVR; from the coding sequence ATGTTCGCACGAACGGTTCTCACAAGCCTGCTGGACTATCCAAAATCGATCTCGATCGTTGTTTTCACAGTGGGTTGCAACTTTCGTTGCCCCTACTGCCACAACCCGGAGCTGGTGCTGGGGCGGGTGGAGAAAGCGACGGAAGGCGAGATCCTCGAAGAGATACACAGAAGGACCATCACAAACCGCGTGGTGATAACAGGTGGAGAACCGACAATACACGAAGAGCTTTTAGATTTCGTTCGCACTCTCAAGAAGGAAAGCTACCTTGTGAAACTCGATACGAACGGGAGCAATCCAGAATTGGTCGAACAGCTTCTCAGAGAAGGCCTTCTGGACTACGTGGCGTTGGATTTCAAAGCCAGCGTCGGAAACTTCCACTCAGTCACAGGCCTGGACCACGATACCGCCCGGGACATGTTCGAAAAAGTTCTCCAAACCCTCAGCATCTTGAAAAAGTATGCCGTTCCACACGAAGTCAGAACCACGTACGTTCCGGGCTTGATGGATGAGGACGACCTTGCGTTCATCGGCAGGATCGTGGAAGGCAGTACGTGGTATCTGCAGCGTTTCAGAGCCCAGAAAACTCTGAAATCTTTGCCTGGCATCGAAACGCCAAACGATGAAGTTCTTCACAAGCTCGCTTCACGGTTCGGGGCGCTCGTGAGGTGA
- a CDS encoding phosphoglucomutase/phosphomannomutase family protein, with translation MKIKFGTSGWRAIISDEFTFKNVRIVSQAIAEYLKRVGGKRVIVARDTRFMTERYARLVAEVLTANGLKVLMPENPTPTPVVSFTIRHHRLDGGINITASHNPPEYCGIKFNPADGSPAPPEVTQQIESIIASLDESKVSTMSLVEANSRDLLEIFDPKPTYMDALARIVDFEAIRKANLKVIVDLMYGTAMGYLDELCSRLCKEVEVFHNYRDPYFGGNRPEPDEERLALLANRVKTKGWDAVLAVDGDADRFGIVDDEGKYIKANEVIALLAHHLYKNKNMKGPVARTVATSHAVDEVAKAFKSNVVETPVGFKFLASVLLNEKAVIAGEESGGLSVANHVPEKDGILACLLILEMIAYEGKPLSQIRKEFRQNYGTFHNTRVDFELSSDEEKRKLFERFENLERYVADLKVVSSDRIDGLRYFFDKIGSWLLVRASGTEPVVRVYFEARDEGTFQKLNMLVRKISR, from the coding sequence ATGAAGATTAAATTCGGTACGAGTGGCTGGAGGGCCATCATCAGTGACGAATTCACGTTCAAGAATGTGCGCATCGTGTCGCAGGCCATCGCCGAGTATTTGAAACGAGTCGGCGGCAAAAGGGTGATCGTCGCGCGTGACACACGTTTCATGACCGAACGTTACGCCCGACTGGTCGCGGAGGTGCTCACGGCCAACGGCCTGAAGGTACTGATGCCGGAAAATCCCACACCCACGCCGGTGGTCTCTTTCACGATACGCCACCACAGGCTCGACGGAGGAATAAACATCACCGCGTCTCACAACCCACCGGAGTACTGCGGGATCAAATTCAACCCAGCGGACGGTTCACCGGCCCCACCCGAGGTCACCCAGCAGATCGAATCGATCATCGCATCGCTCGATGAGAGTAAGGTTTCGACCATGTCCCTCGTGGAAGCCAACAGCAGAGATCTGCTCGAGATTTTCGATCCCAAACCGACTTACATGGATGCACTCGCCAGGATCGTTGATTTCGAGGCGATCAGGAAAGCCAATTTGAAAGTCATCGTCGATCTCATGTACGGTACCGCGATGGGGTATCTGGACGAACTGTGTTCGAGGCTGTGCAAAGAGGTGGAAGTCTTCCATAACTATAGAGACCCGTATTTCGGAGGCAACAGGCCGGAGCCCGATGAAGAGAGGCTCGCCCTGCTCGCGAACAGGGTGAAGACGAAAGGCTGGGACGCCGTACTCGCCGTGGACGGCGATGCGGACAGGTTTGGCATCGTTGACGATGAAGGTAAATACATCAAAGCCAACGAGGTCATCGCTTTGCTGGCACACCATCTTTACAAGAACAAGAACATGAAAGGACCTGTCGCCAGGACCGTTGCCACTTCTCACGCGGTGGACGAAGTCGCAAAGGCGTTCAAGTCCAACGTCGTTGAAACACCTGTGGGGTTCAAATTCTTGGCGTCCGTACTTTTGAACGAGAAGGCTGTGATCGCCGGAGAAGAGAGCGGAGGACTCTCTGTTGCGAACCATGTTCCCGAGAAAGATGGGATTCTGGCTTGCCTCTTGATTTTAGAAATGATCGCTTACGAAGGTAAACCTCTCTCCCAGATCAGAAAAGAGTTCAGACAGAACTACGGAACCTTCCACAACACCCGTGTGGATTTCGAGCTGTCCAGCGACGAAGAAAAGAGGAAGTTGTTTGAGAGATTCGAGAACCTGGAGCGGTACGTAGCAGACCTCAAGGTTGTTTCCAGTGACAGGATCGATGGGCTCAGGTACTTCTTCGATAAAATTGGTAGCTGGTTACTGGTGAGAGCTTCCGGAACGGAACCGGTGGTGAGGGTGTATTTCGAGGCGAGGGACGAGGGCACTTTCCAGAAGCTGAACATGCTCGTCAGAAAGATCAGCAGGTGA
- the topA gene encoding type I DNA topoisomerase codes for MAKKVIIVESPAKAKTIKEILGGEYEVISSRGHVRDLPEKEFGVDIENFEPTFQIIDGKEKVVEEIIERTKNKEVYLASDMDREGEAIAWHLANILNILNKKNRIVFSEITPQTIRSAVKSPRFIDMKKVHAQLARRILDRIVGYKVSPLLWKLLRTSSSAGRVQSAALKLVCEREVQRHRFVPKRFWKVQGYIGSLRFYLTHVDGKKIEMQQVDEALARQIQREVKELKLVQKKVRTVEKKPPLPFITSTLQQEAANRFGFSVAKTMQLAQMLYEGVETPEGHRAFITYMRTDSTRISEYARDQAEKFIKKNFGERYLGEFRTEQRKPNVQDAHEAIRPVDVELTPEKAQKLLDKDLLKLYRLIWERFVASQMAPAVYEETIYMFESGRYGFEAKMERRIFEGFEAVMNRKEEHVEPLEGETFKVTKWNIEQDETKPPARYTESSMVRALEARGIGRPSTYATIISTLLERKYVVKKSKELVPTVLGFVVNHYMEQRFPKIVDLDFTARMEEALDAIERGEKDYKQVLNEFYEEFSEQFTKAEREWLSIDIQTNVDCECGRKFSLRVGRFGLYLSCPSCGKTSSVELESPAVMDGNVMYFTDQEESRSYTCPNCGGELKRTSGKYGAYYHCPKCGKNYKDFARGSCPKCGSAVEKKVSKNKKSFFKCTNPDCDYVSWLEPSQESCPDCGERLHYRKIRSSERLYCQKCRKTFQKPGEGAES; via the coding sequence ATGGCGAAAAAGGTCATAATCGTTGAATCCCCAGCGAAGGCAAAAACCATAAAAGAGATCCTCGGTGGAGAGTACGAAGTAATATCTTCCAGAGGGCACGTGCGTGACCTTCCCGAGAAAGAGTTCGGTGTCGACATCGAAAACTTCGAGCCAACTTTTCAGATCATAGACGGAAAAGAGAAAGTTGTGGAAGAAATCATCGAAAGGACGAAGAACAAAGAAGTCTACCTCGCTTCCGACATGGACCGGGAAGGTGAGGCGATCGCCTGGCACCTCGCAAACATACTCAACATTCTGAACAAAAAGAACAGGATCGTGTTCAGCGAGATCACCCCGCAGACGATAAGGTCTGCCGTCAAGTCTCCAAGATTCATAGACATGAAGAAGGTCCACGCGCAACTTGCCCGCCGTATCCTCGATCGCATCGTTGGTTACAAAGTCAGCCCGCTGCTGTGGAAGCTTCTCAGGACCAGTTCCAGCGCGGGAAGAGTCCAGTCTGCAGCGCTAAAGCTCGTCTGTGAGCGTGAAGTTCAGCGTCACAGGTTCGTCCCGAAACGTTTCTGGAAGGTGCAGGGATACATAGGTTCTTTGAGGTTCTATCTGACCCACGTGGATGGGAAAAAGATAGAAATGCAACAGGTGGATGAAGCTCTCGCCCGGCAGATACAACGCGAAGTCAAAGAACTGAAGCTCGTGCAGAAAAAGGTCAGAACCGTTGAGAAAAAGCCTCCCTTGCCTTTCATAACGAGCACCCTTCAACAAGAAGCGGCCAACAGATTCGGTTTTTCCGTGGCAAAAACGATGCAGCTCGCCCAGATGCTCTACGAAGGTGTGGAGACGCCCGAGGGCCACAGAGCCTTCATAACGTACATGAGAACCGATTCAACACGCATTTCCGAGTACGCGAGAGATCAGGCTGAGAAATTCATCAAGAAGAATTTCGGGGAGCGTTACCTCGGTGAATTCAGGACGGAGCAGAGGAAGCCAAACGTCCAGGACGCACACGAGGCGATCAGGCCCGTCGACGTCGAACTCACACCGGAAAAGGCCCAGAAACTTCTGGATAAAGATCTCCTGAAGCTGTACAGGCTCATTTGGGAAAGGTTCGTCGCCTCACAGATGGCTCCAGCAGTTTACGAGGAAACGATCTACATGTTCGAATCTGGCAGGTACGGCTTTGAAGCGAAGATGGAGAGAAGGATCTTCGAAGGCTTCGAAGCGGTCATGAACAGAAAGGAAGAACACGTAGAACCCCTCGAAGGAGAAACCTTCAAGGTGACCAAGTGGAACATCGAACAGGACGAAACGAAGCCCCCAGCCAGGTATACAGAATCTTCGATGGTCAGGGCACTGGAAGCGAGGGGCATCGGGAGGCCGAGCACGTACGCGACGATCATCTCCACATTGCTCGAACGAAAGTACGTCGTGAAGAAGTCGAAGGAGCTGGTTCCAACTGTTTTGGGATTCGTCGTCAACCATTACATGGAGCAGAGATTTCCGAAAATAGTGGACCTCGACTTCACTGCGAGGATGGAGGAAGCGCTCGATGCTATCGAAAGGGGTGAAAAGGATTACAAGCAGGTGTTGAACGAATTCTACGAGGAGTTCTCCGAGCAGTTCACGAAGGCTGAAAGAGAGTGGCTCTCCATAGATATCCAGACGAACGTTGACTGTGAGTGTGGCCGGAAGTTCTCACTGAGGGTTGGACGTTTCGGACTGTACTTGTCGTGTCCTTCGTGCGGGAAAACGTCTTCCGTCGAGCTGGAAAGTCCAGCAGTGATGGACGGAAACGTGATGTATTTCACCGATCAGGAGGAAAGCAGAAGCTACACGTGTCCGAACTGTGGAGGAGAACTGAAAAGAACCAGCGGCAAGTACGGCGCTTACTACCACTGTCCCAAATGTGGTAAGAACTACAAAGACTTTGCGAGGGGCAGCTGTCCAAAATGCGGTTCTGCGGTCGAGAAAAAGGTGAGTAAGAACAAAAAGAGCTTTTTCAAATGTACCAATCCAGACTGCGATTACGTGAGCTGGCTCGAACCTTCACAAGAGTCGTGCCCAGATTGCGGTGAAAGGTTACATTACAGAAAAATCCGCTCCTCAGAAAGGTTGTACTGTCAGAAGTGCAGAAAGACGTTTCAAAAACCTGGGGAGGGAGCAGAAAGTTGA
- the pduL gene encoding phosphate propanoyltransferase: protein MKKKEPGIVVGVSNRHVHLSREDLDVLFGKGYELKPIKDLGQPGQFAADEKVIIVGPKGAIEGVRVLGPVRKETQIEISRTDAFKLGLNPPVRDSGDIENSPGIVIVGPKGTVVKDKGVILAKRHIHMHPKDAAHYGVKDKDLVKVLCEKEGRRLIFDDVLIRVSEKFALEFHVDTDEANAALLNSGDLVWIIEE, encoded by the coding sequence ATGAAGAAAAAAGAACCTGGAATTGTGGTTGGCGTGAGTAACAGGCACGTGCACCTCTCGAGGGAAGATCTGGATGTTCTCTTCGGCAAGGGTTACGAGCTCAAGCCCATCAAAGATCTGGGACAGCCAGGCCAGTTCGCCGCCGACGAAAAAGTCATAATCGTTGGTCCCAAAGGAGCGATAGAAGGCGTCAGGGTACTTGGACCGGTGAGGAAGGAAACGCAGATCGAGATTTCCCGAACCGACGCCTTCAAACTTGGGCTCAACCCACCCGTCAGAGACTCGGGCGACATCGAGAACTCTCCGGGCATCGTGATTGTGGGACCGAAGGGTACGGTGGTGAAGGATAAAGGCGTCATCCTCGCAAAGAGGCACATCCACATGCATCCGAAGGACGCGGCACATTACGGCGTCAAGGACAAAGACTTGGTGAAAGTTCTGTGTGAAAAAGAAGGTCGTAGACTCATCTTCGACGATGTTCTGATAAGGGTCAGTGAAAAGTTCGCACTCGAATTCCATGTGGACACGGACGAGGCCAACGCGGCGTTGCTGAACAGCGGTGATCTGGTGTGGATAATAGAAGAATAG
- a CDS encoding ubiquitin family protein: MDNRRIVVVYQGRTFEFEKPMTVKQLLSELRLNPLEHLVQVDGKLYTEDRTIRCGSQVVIHRVTSAG; encoded by the coding sequence GTGGATAATAGAAGAATAGTCGTTGTGTACCAGGGAAGAACTTTCGAATTCGAAAAGCCGATGACGGTGAAACAACTGCTGAGTGAATTGCGGTTGAATCCGCTCGAACACCTCGTTCAGGTGGATGGAAAACTCTACACGGAGGACAGGACCATAAGGTGTGGATCGCAGGTCGTGATCCACAGGGTGACTTCTGCAGGCTGA
- a CDS encoding 3'-5' exoribonuclease YhaM family protein has protein sequence MKLENILPKEIVEKLKEQARSGGPYIQELSEKMKETVELVGKVTSKKLQESKDGKKFLLITLADRTGSIRAVDWYNAEENDVRLTEGDVVLAKGRVVFFEGHLQLNIEKEKDALTILTEDQYDYERFVEVTKKNIELLYQKLVEFINDIRDREIRTLLESLFVRDKEFVSSFVQVPAGVNVHHAYVGGLLEHTVDVATLCRKVSDVYDFLNRDVLIAGAILHDIGKVKEYRITKKGLEVTTEGELKGHIALGLEILQQKASGVNISRPKLLQLEHIILSHHGEYEFGSPVLPKTVEAYVVHSLENMDSKLSRFRIINEKQKNGDKAWSDFDKHLGRRIWLGRWKDED, from the coding sequence GTGAAGCTGGAGAATATTCTACCAAAGGAAATCGTCGAAAAGTTGAAAGAGCAGGCAAGATCCGGTGGACCATACATACAGGAACTTTCGGAAAAGATGAAGGAGACCGTTGAGCTTGTTGGAAAGGTCACGAGCAAAAAACTCCAAGAATCCAAGGATGGCAAGAAGTTCCTCCTCATAACACTCGCAGACAGAACCGGGAGCATACGTGCGGTAGACTGGTACAACGCGGAGGAGAACGATGTGCGCCTCACCGAGGGAGACGTCGTCCTCGCGAAAGGGCGTGTCGTGTTCTTCGAGGGGCACCTGCAGCTGAACATCGAGAAAGAGAAGGATGCTCTGACGATCCTCACTGAGGACCAGTACGATTACGAGAGGTTCGTCGAAGTAACCAAAAAGAACATCGAGCTGCTGTACCAAAAACTCGTCGAGTTCATAAACGATATCCGTGACAGGGAGATAAGGACCTTACTTGAATCGCTCTTCGTGCGTGACAAAGAGTTCGTTTCCAGTTTCGTTCAGGTACCTGCGGGCGTCAACGTACATCACGCTTACGTTGGCGGGTTACTGGAACACACCGTTGACGTTGCCACCCTGTGCCGGAAGGTGAGCGACGTTTATGATTTTCTGAACAGGGACGTGCTCATCGCGGGTGCAATACTGCACGACATAGGCAAGGTTAAAGAATACAGAATAACGAAGAAAGGCCTTGAGGTGACGACAGAGGGAGAGCTCAAAGGTCACATAGCACTCGGTCTGGAAATACTCCAGCAGAAAGCCAGCGGAGTGAACATTTCCAGACCGAAGCTTCTGCAGCTGGAGCACATAATCCTCTCTCACCACGGAGAATACGAGTTCGGTTCTCCCGTCCTGCCAAAGACTGTGGAAGCTTACGTGGTGCACTCGCTCGAAAACATGGATTCGAAGTTGTCCAGGTTCAGGATCATAAACGAAAAACAGAAGAATGGAGACAAAGCCTGGAGCGATTTCGACAAACACCTGGGAAGACGTATCTGGCTGGGAAGGTGGAAAGATGAAGATTAA